The Vulcanimicrobium alpinum sequence CGTCGTCCTCACCCAGGCGATGACCGACCTGAAGGCGGCGTACAAGCTCTAGCTGTAGAGACCACGCGCATCGTTGACAGGGACTGACCCCGAAGAGGTGGGTGTTCGACGCCTACTTCTCCGGAGGTCAGCCCTGTGATTATGCACCCTCAGGCCCGCACGACGCCCCTTATCCGGCGGGAAATTGTCGCTTTGGTTCAGGCCGGTGAGGCCGTTGCCGCGGTGGCTCGGCGCTTCAAGATCAGCCGGCCGACGGTGTACAAGTGGCTTGCCCGCTTTGCGCAGGCCGGAGAGTCTGGTCTGCGTGATCGGCGACCCGTTGCAATTCGCTTTCCGACGCGCGTCCGAAAGGCGGTTGAACGGCAGATCGACCGGCTTCGCCGCACTCGCCGGCTACTCGGTTGGCAAATCGCCGAAGCACTGTCGATGGCGCGCTCGACGGTCATCAAGGTACTCAAGCGGCTCAACATCGCGCGTCTGCGCGACCTCGAGCCGGCCCGCTTTACGCAGCGTTATGAGTATCGCCGACCCGGCGAGCTCGTTCACATTGACATCAAGAAGATCGCACGATTTGAGCGCGTGGGGCACCGCATCCACGGCGATCGCACGAAGTGCTCCAGGCGCGTCGGCTACGACGTCATCTTTGTCGCGGTCGACGATGCCAGCCGCCGGACTGAAACACGCGTATACACGCGGGAAGACGCGACCTCGGCCGCAGACTTCTTGCGGCGGCTCGCGATTCTTTACGCTCGTCGCGGCGTGCGAATCGAACGAGTCATGACTGACAACGGCAAAGTGTTCAGCTCGAACGCGTTCGAGTCAATGATGAGGTCGATCGGTGCGCGACACATTTTCACGCCGCCCTACACGCCGCGTTGGAACGG is a genomic window containing:
- a CDS encoding IS481 family transposase — translated: MHPQARTTPLIRREIVALVQAGEAVAAVARRFKISRPTVYKWLARFAQAGESGLRDRRPVAIRFPTRVRKAVERQIDRLRRTRRLLGWQIAEALSMARSTVIKVLKRLNIARLRDLEPARFTQRYEYRRPGELVHIDIKKIARFERVGHRIHGDRTKCSRRVGYDVIFVAVDDASRRTETRVYTREDATSAADFLRRLAILYARRGVRIERVMTDNGKVFSSNAFESMMRSIGARHIFTPPYTPRWNGKAERFIQTMLREWAYAVAYRTSDERRDALPAWLRYYNEDRRHTAINYPRLTLGRGP